GTCGCTCACCGCAAGCGTCTGCGAGAAAAAGGCCGCCCCGATCGTGGATTCCTGCAATCGATTCAAAGACAACGGCCGGTCGCAAAAACCTAGCTTTCAGCTTTAATCCTCGAATCGCTTAcaaatcaaatcaagatcaataaaatgaTGGTACTAATATCAACTAAAAACCCATACCTGGAATTCGAGAAACTGGCCCTTGACAAACCGAAGGACGAGGCTCGACTTCCCGGTGCCCATGTCGCCCAGCAACACCTAGGGATCAAGAAGGATCCATGTCTTAGATTCGAGAATTCGAGGTAAAAGGAAGGGGAATCAGAGGGCCAACTCACGAGCTTGGCGTTGATGCTGTTGTTCCCGATCGTCGCCATGGAAGCCAATTCAAAGACAAGGAGGGTCTCGATCGGATCGAATCGAATCGAAGAATTCCTCCTCCCACtcctcaaagagagagagagaatgaataATTAGATGGTGCGAGGACTCGtgggagagagagatagagagaggggTGTCGATCGGTGTCGCTCGTTCTCAATACGAAGGGATCATTTCCGATTATTATGGTGGGGACCACGGGAATGATAGGCTCTGATGTGACAATTGGACCGTCTAATTTAGAGGTCGAATTGGAGAGGATCCACACACAACAGGAAAAGTCAGAAACATTGGATTTAATCCAACAGAGTTCTCGCCACAAAATAAAAGACAATAACTGCGCCTCCGCCGAGGGCTAAACGCTGGACTAGAGAGATCGATAGAgccagagcgagcgagcgagcaatGTCGGAAGAGGCAGTGACGCTGGGTTCGTCGAAACCGATGATCGCGACGCAGCAGGAGTTGGTGGAGAACCGGGTGCCCCTCTCCTACCGCGACCAGTGCGCCCACCTCCTCATCCCCCTCAACAAGTGCCGCTCCGCGGAGTTCTTCCTGCCCTGGAAGTGCGAGTCCGAGCGCCACACCTACGAGAAGTGCGAGTACGAGCTCGTCATGGAGCGCATGCTCCAGATGCAGAAGATCCGTGCACTCGAGGAAAAGAAGAAGGCGGAGCAGCGCCAGGGCAACGGCGCCGGCATCCCGCTTATTCCCTCCCCCGCCAACGCCTGATCCTCTTCTTCCCCCTTCTCCTACGTGATGGTTAGCCTCCGTCTCACATCCCTCTTCTTTTAAACTTCCGATTGATCTAATTGCATGGCTTTTTGGTTCAAGGTTCGACTTTGGGGTTTTGGAATATTGGTTCTTTGGTTCTTACAATTTAGTTTTGAATATATGCCCCTCTTTTGGGGATAAAAATTGGAACTTGATGGGGGTTTAAGAATTTTGTTGCTTCGGTTCTTTCTAATCAGGATTTAGTTTTGATGATCTGTCCCTCTTTTTGATATTCCTCTAGTAAagattggatgattcttgaattcaGAAATGCTGATTAATTGTTCCTTAGATCTATGAAAAGGGTGTGACCATTTATACGACCTATGCCTCTTCTTAAGGTAGGTTTTGGTATTTTCTTATGGATTTCAAAATTTAATTTTGCGCTGGTTAAGACAATAATTGGCTTTAGAAAGATTTGTCTTATCTTATTATAgtgtcaatttttttttctggGTTTAATGTATGACCAGATGACCTAATTGTGGGAAGCTGTTACTTTTCGgggtttcttttctttcattgCCATGGATAAGGGTTTTAATGCATTTCTTGGTTCTTATGGTTTCTGTTAGTGTCATGATTACTTTTGTTCACATTGTAAATTGCTAATTAGTTTGTTAGGGCAAGAGCTTTCGTTGCAAAAAATGACATGACACTACTAAAGATATTATGCTGTAAGTTACTTGTTCATAAAGCTGCATAATCTTGCGAATGCGACTTATCATCCATTTCCCTTGTCAAATCTTCTAACCTTAATAGACATATTCTAGCTATGGATGAGCCAGATCGACATTCATGTCTTGTCTGTGCATATGCCTTGGATGGTCGGACAGCAAGCAAAAAGCTggaaaaagataaatataaagaGGACACTCCGAACCTATAGTTTTTCATGGTTCTGCATATCAAAGTCTGTAGGAGAtagaaatttgataaaataatttgAGGGTCTAGTGTGAGTTTCTATCAGAAGATTAACGAATCTACTGACAAACATGTGAAGTCTTAATAGTTTTATATCAAGAAAGAACTATAATCTGGTACATATGACATGTATTACTAACAACTTGGGttgaaactttttttctttttcgtttttttGTCTTGCCAACAATGTTTATTTCATATCTATGGTTTTTAAGTTGTTATAAATGTGAGCAAATTTGTGAATGGCATGTGTTATGATGTGGgttacttcatgtgcttcaggGTTTTCTCATGTTAGTATCATATTTTAACTCTAGAGGTTGGTATTTGAGCTCTAGAAGTTGGGGCTATATGTTTCTTTGTTGAGGAGGATATCAAGCATTTGAGACACCAATATCCT
This Musa acuminata AAA Group cultivar baxijiao chromosome BXJ1-2, Cavendish_Baxijiao_AAA, whole genome shotgun sequence DNA region includes the following protein-coding sequences:
- the LOC103975834 gene encoding NADH dehydrogenase [ubiquinone] 1 beta subcomplex subunit 7, with product MSEEAVTLGSSKPMIATQQELVENRVPLSYRDQCAHLLIPLNKCRSAEFFLPWKCESERHTYEKCEYELVMERMLQMQKIRALEEKKKAEQRQGNGAGIPLIPSPANA